One region of uncultured Sulfurimonas sp. genomic DNA includes:
- a CDS encoding EAL domain-containing protein, with translation MNIPKRTKQKTLILAIAILLTSWIGGYILLDYQFKNSINQQLENITKSTKKLFDVKLKEEDAVLKFRLNAIVSADGLSEAVANSDYKKMQDIVTPYYNRFKAINPDIRILTFRSKDGTTIYRAHKPNFYGDSLNEKRKLIVDTNNMQRSFSGFEVSKLDMTYRTTEAIFYKNKYVGSVELGVSPKRFIKDLNSIFKIEMGIAIDKSLTNIMLENNHVSINENYTLIDSTEKIKKYFTNHNEVSDFKVNMDITLQNHLSKTLGLLVVGFDISELVEHDRSFMYQLLVIGIFVALILVIVLHKGFSIMLKHFTKQIYTDNLTGLKNRQALNEKLAFAHSNVLILSNIKEFSLINELYGVEVGNEVLKQVSQEFRYFASKNNFFVYRISSDEYVLFKEDENFQIEEYIDVLNELHNTINNLVIFVKSIDDSLGVEIYSGLSFDHENSLEEAQMALKKAKEKSLPYLAYSKNVDTKKNSKYILEMKKTIKYALEHKNIIPFFQPITDQNGKILKYEALVRIIDSQDDKKNIIYPDEFLSLSIKSGQYIAIAHEMIVQTLSFFRDKKEQISLNFLPNDFFNYSLMDKLIDFIKEFESPQRIVIEITEQDAIEDFERLLKVIERLRKYGVLIAIDDFGSGYANYNHIFKIKPDYIKIDGSLIKNILVDKESQILVNSIIRFAQDLKIKTIAEYVENKEIFELLKKYGVDEFQGYYFGRPLNLINS, from the coding sequence GTGAATATACCTAAGCGAACAAAGCAAAAAACACTAATCTTAGCTATTGCGATACTTCTTACATCGTGGATAGGTGGATATATATTATTAGATTATCAATTTAAAAACTCTATAAATCAACAGTTAGAAAATATTACTAAATCTACTAAAAAACTATTTGATGTTAAACTAAAAGAAGAAGACGCTGTTTTAAAATTTAGACTAAACGCAATAGTATCTGCTGATGGTTTATCTGAGGCAGTAGCCAATTCTGATTATAAAAAAATGCAAGATATTGTTACTCCATATTACAATCGTTTTAAAGCTATAAATCCAGATATTAGAATCTTAACATTTCGTTCTAAAGATGGAACAACTATATATCGCGCACATAAACCTAACTTTTATGGTGATTCACTAAATGAAAAAAGAAAACTTATTGTTGATACAAATAATATGCAAAGGTCTTTTAGCGGTTTTGAAGTAAGTAAATTAGATATGACTTATCGTACAACTGAAGCTATTTTTTATAAAAATAAATATGTAGGCAGTGTAGAACTTGGTGTCTCTCCTAAGCGTTTTATTAAAGATTTAAATTCAATCTTTAAAATAGAGATGGGTATAGCAATAGATAAATCACTTACAAACATAATGTTAGAAAATAATCATGTCTCTATAAATGAAAACTACACTCTTATCGATAGCACTGAAAAAATAAAAAAATATTTTACAAATCATAATGAAGTTTCTGATTTTAAAGTAAACATGGATATAACTTTACAAAATCATCTATCTAAAACTTTGGGACTATTGGTTGTTGGGTTTGATATATCAGAATTAGTTGAACACGATAGATCTTTTATGTATCAACTTTTAGTTATAGGTATATTTGTAGCACTTATTCTTGTTATTGTTCTGCATAAAGGTTTTAGTATTATGTTAAAACATTTTACTAAGCAGATATATACGGATAATTTAACAGGTCTTAAAAATAGACAGGCTTTAAATGAGAAACTTGCTTTTGCACATAGTAATGTTCTTATTCTAAGCAATATAAAAGAGTTTAGTCTTATAAATGAACTTTATGGTGTCGAGGTTGGCAATGAGGTTTTAAAGCAAGTATCACAAGAGTTTAGATACTTTGCATCTAAGAATAACTTTTTTGTTTATAGAATTTCATCAGATGAATATGTGCTTTTTAAAGAAGATGAAAATTTTCAAATAGAAGAATATATAGATGTTTTAAATGAACTTCACAATACAATAAATAATTTAGTTATTTTTGTAAAATCAATAGATGATAGTCTGGGAGTAGAGATATATTCTGGACTCTCTTTTGACCATGAAAATTCTCTTGAAGAGGCTCAAATGGCGCTTAAAAAAGCTAAAGAAAAGTCTCTGCCTTATCTTGCATACTCTAAAAATGTTGATACTAAAAAGAATTCTAAATATATTTTAGAGATGAAAAAAACTATTAAATATGCACTAGAACATAAAAATATTATCCCATTTTTTCAGCCTATTACAGATCAAAATGGTAAAATTTTAAAATATGAAGCTTTAGTTAGAATTATTGATTCTCAAGATGATAAAAAAAATATAATTTATCCAGATGAATTTTTGTCATTATCCATAAAAAGTGGACAATATATAGCTATAGCACATGAGATGATTGTTCAAACTTTATCCTTTTTTAGAGATAAAAAAGAACAAATTTCTTTGAATTTTCTTCCAAATGATTTTTTCAATTATTCATTGATGGATAAGTTAATAGATTTTATAAAAGAGTTTGAATCGCCTCAAAGAATAGTTATAGAAATTACAGAACAAGATGCAATAGAAGATTTTGAGAGATTATTAAAAGTTATTGAGAGATTAAGAAAATATGGTGTTTTAATAGCAATAGATGATTTTGGAAGTGGGTATGCAAATTATAATCATATATTTAAAATCAAACCAGATTATATAAAGATAGATGGATCACTTATAAAAAATATTTTAGTAGATAAAGAGTCTCAAATTTTAGTTAATAGTATTATTAGATTTGCTCAAGATTTAAAGATTAAAACAATTGCAGAATATGTTGAGAATAAAGAGATTTTTGAACTCTTAAAAAAATATGGTGTAGATGAATTTCAAGGTTATTATTTTGGTCGTCCTCTTAACCTAATTAACAGTTAA
- a CDS encoding MATE family efflux transporter — MISRLISSDTRKVFKIAIPAALKHLVDILQVLIDMLMVGMISVTALAAVGMSMQFMMVINVLMTLYVIGGNALISRFIGQGRKRRASALLYGLSIFAIILSVFVSIGGYYGSEWVYSLMGASEGVISQGSMYFKILSLGIVVIFIDNLLFNALSAAGDTSSSLYIKLISALINAFLNYVFIFGHYGFEAYGIEGAAYATLIAYLFNVIAYYILIKKSSSKLNLIPIIRIKDMIRVWNIGWSAALDRGISSLSFLVFVSIIAAYSTAGLAGYQVGLRIEGIAFMPGFGFAIAAMALVGQNLGAKNKNRAYNMGIISGRIAYVFMGSVGVVLITIPEFLVSFFTQDAATIIVASQYLILVGLAQIPLAIMFVYSAALRGAGATKTTLIINVLSLWFLRVVPSYIAYKMGYGIVVIFIIMNIETLLKGLIYWYIYQKRDWLNTKV; from the coding sequence ATTATTTCAAGATTAATATCAAGCGATACAAGAAAAGTATTTAAAATAGCTATTCCTGCAGCACTAAAGCATCTTGTAGACATTTTACAAGTTCTAATAGACATGCTAATGGTGGGAATGATTAGCGTAACAGCCCTTGCTGCTGTTGGTATGAGTATGCAATTTATGATGGTTATAAATGTCTTAATGACACTTTATGTTATAGGTGGAAATGCTCTTATATCAAGGTTTATAGGTCAAGGTAGAAAGAGACGTGCATCTGCGCTTCTTTATGGTTTGAGTATTTTTGCAATTATATTATCAGTATTTGTGAGCATTGGCGGTTATTATGGAAGTGAATGGGTTTATTCTCTTATGGGTGCATCTGAGGGTGTTATATCTCAAGGTTCAATGTATTTTAAAATACTTTCACTTGGAATAGTTGTAATATTTATAGACAATCTTTTGTTTAACGCACTCTCAGCTGCAGGAGATACTTCAAGTTCACTCTATATAAAACTTATTTCAGCGCTTATCAATGCTTTTTTAAACTATGTTTTTATTTTTGGTCACTATGGATTTGAGGCTTATGGCATTGAGGGTGCTGCCTATGCTACTTTAATAGCCTATTTATTTAATGTTATCGCTTATTATATCCTTATAAAAAAATCAAGCTCTAAGTTAAACCTTATACCAATTATTCGTATTAAAGATATGATTAGAGTTTGGAACATTGGATGGAGTGCAGCGCTTGATCGTGGCATCTCTAGTTTATCTTTTTTAGTTTTTGTCTCCATTATTGCTGCGTATTCAACTGCTGGTCTTGCTGGTTATCAAGTAGGACTTCGCATAGAGGGTATAGCTTTTATGCCAGGTTTTGGTTTTGCAATAGCAGCTATGGCTTTAGTTGGACAAAATTTAGGCGCTAAAAATAAAAATAGAGCTTACAATATGGGAATAATAAGCGGAAGAATAGCCTATGTATTTATGGGAAGTGTTGGTGTTGTCCTTATAACTATTCCAGAATTTTTAGTCTCTTTTTTCACTCAAGATGCAGCTACAATTATAGTAGCATCTCAGTATCTTATACTTGTTGGTTTGGCTCAAATTCCTTTAGCAATAATGTTTGTTTATTCTGCTGCTTTAAGAGGTGCAGGTGCTACAAAAACAACTTTAATAATAAATGTTTTATCTTTATGGTTTTTAAGAGTTGTACCATCATATATAGCTTATAAAATGGGTTATGGAATTGTTGTTATATTTATAATTATGAATATAGAAACGCTTCTTAAAGGTCTAATATATTGGTACATTTATCAAAAACGAGATTGGTTAAATACAAAAGTTTAA